One window of Leifsonia sp. AK011 genomic DNA carries:
- a CDS encoding bifunctional NAD(P)/FAD-dependent oxidoreductase/class I SAM-dependent methyltransferase → MTHHEPTASDISSPLWDVIIIGGGAAGLSAALILARARRRVLVLDAQEPRNRFAPHMHGVLSRDGYSPLDLVSDGYREVRAVDGVIVNARVAQTRTRGERFEILTEGGERALTKHLIVATGARDELPSIPGLAEQWGRGVVACPYCDGYESSGRRIAVLAASVPGLHKAHMLRPYSNDVTVFSALVGELPENDRLVLEELGIRVDARAVTRVVTEGDTITGLALDDGTVAAVDVVFAEPTIVARDEPLRQLGVEQVETPMGPWTAVDSFGRTSVPGVWAVGNSANPGALVPIAAGSGATAALAINGELVAGEVAAASARVAADALTDPAEFWEARYVSHRRETGQVWSGHVNATVENEASGLTPGSALDLGSGEGGDALWFASQGWTVTAVDISATALAVGAARAEEAGLGDRIEWVRADLGTWHPTAEYDLVSAAFLHSPVELAREEILRRALSAVAPGGRLLVVGHGAFPPGSGHDHTDAPPLPTADEVLAALDLPAGWTVEVSGTVDRVGTGRDGEPTTFVDTVARVRRGS, encoded by the coding sequence ATGACCCATCACGAACCCACGGCATCCGACATCTCCTCCCCCCTGTGGGACGTCATCATCATCGGAGGCGGCGCGGCTGGACTGAGCGCAGCGCTCATCCTGGCGCGCGCCCGCCGCCGCGTCCTGGTGCTCGACGCCCAGGAGCCGCGCAACAGATTCGCGCCGCACATGCACGGCGTGCTGAGTCGTGACGGCTACTCGCCCCTCGACCTCGTGTCCGACGGCTACCGCGAGGTGCGAGCGGTCGACGGAGTGATCGTGAACGCGCGCGTCGCGCAGACCCGGACGCGTGGCGAGCGCTTCGAGATCCTCACCGAGGGCGGCGAGCGCGCCCTGACCAAGCACCTCATCGTGGCGACGGGCGCGCGGGACGAGCTCCCTTCGATCCCCGGGCTCGCCGAGCAGTGGGGCCGTGGCGTGGTGGCCTGCCCCTACTGCGATGGGTACGAGTCGTCGGGGCGCCGGATTGCGGTGCTCGCGGCATCGGTGCCCGGGCTCCACAAGGCCCACATGCTGCGGCCGTACTCGAACGACGTCACCGTGTTCTCCGCTCTCGTCGGCGAGCTGCCCGAGAACGACCGACTCGTGCTCGAGGAGCTCGGCATACGAGTGGATGCCCGTGCCGTGACGCGCGTCGTCACCGAGGGCGACACGATCACCGGCTTGGCCCTCGACGACGGAACGGTCGCCGCGGTGGACGTGGTGTTCGCCGAGCCGACCATCGTCGCCCGGGACGAACCCCTCAGGCAGCTCGGTGTCGAGCAGGTCGAGACCCCGATGGGTCCCTGGACGGCGGTCGACTCGTTCGGGCGCACGAGTGTCCCCGGCGTGTGGGCCGTCGGCAACTCGGCCAACCCGGGCGCGCTGGTTCCGATCGCCGCGGGTTCAGGAGCGACGGCGGCGCTGGCGATCAATGGCGAGCTGGTCGCGGGAGAGGTGGCTGCGGCATCCGCTCGGGTGGCAGCGGACGCCCTCACCGACCCGGCCGAGTTCTGGGAGGCGCGCTACGTGTCGCACCGCCGCGAGACCGGCCAGGTATGGAGCGGGCACGTGAACGCCACTGTCGAGAACGAAGCGAGTGGGCTCACGCCTGGCTCCGCACTCGACCTCGGCAGCGGGGAGGGCGGCGATGCCCTGTGGTTCGCCTCCCAGGGGTGGACCGTGACGGCCGTCGACATCTCGGCGACGGCGCTCGCAGTGGGAGCGGCTCGCGCCGAGGAGGCCGGACTGGGTGACCGCATCGAGTGGGTGCGCGCGGACCTGGGCACGTGGCATCCGACCGCAGAGTACGACCTCGTCTCCGCGGCGTTCCTGCACTCCCCCGTCGAGCTGGCCCGAGAGGAGATCCTGCGGCGAGCGCTCTCGGCCGTCGCCCCGGGCGGGCGCCTGCTCGTCGTCGGTCACGGCGCCTTCCCGCCCGGGTCGGGCCACGACCACACGGATGCCCCGCCCCTGCCGACCGCGGACGAGGTGCTGGCTGCGCTCGACCTGCCCGCCGGCTGGACGGTGGAGGTGAGCGGCACCGTGGACCGCGTCGGGACGGGGCGCGACGGCGAACCCACGACTTTCGTCGACACCGTGGCGCGTGTGCGCCGCGGGAGCTGA
- a CDS encoding PadR family transcriptional regulator, with translation MTPPVFAHGHLRLYLLSLLAESGRGMHGYELIQALGDRFGGTYVPSAGTIYPRLGKLEEEGLVTKVADGRKTVYEITDAGRAELEARASELDGIENGVTDSVRRLADEVRSSVNDAMRSLRAELAAAAREAKAEARYTATVIPDNEHIESRTRLQEAEALLAEFRASVRSELRMRASRGDLTAETVAALREGLDAIRGRL, from the coding sequence ATGACCCCGCCCGTCTTCGCCCACGGCCACTTGCGCCTCTACCTGCTCAGCCTGCTCGCCGAGTCGGGCCGCGGGATGCACGGCTACGAGCTCATCCAGGCGCTCGGCGATCGCTTCGGCGGCACCTACGTGCCGAGCGCCGGAACGATCTACCCGCGCCTCGGCAAGCTCGAGGAGGAGGGACTCGTGACGAAGGTGGCCGATGGCCGCAAGACCGTCTACGAGATCACCGATGCCGGGCGCGCCGAACTCGAGGCGAGGGCCTCCGAGCTCGACGGCATCGAGAACGGGGTGACCGACTCCGTGCGACGCCTGGCCGATGAGGTGCGCTCCTCCGTCAACGATGCGATGCGGTCGCTCCGCGCCGAATTGGCCGCCGCGGCACGGGAGGCCAAGGCCGAGGCCCGGTACACGGCCACCGTGATCCCGGACAACGAGCACATCGAGTCGCGCACGCGACTGCAGGAGGCCGAGGCACTTCTCGCCGAGTTCAGGGCGAGCGTGCGGTCGGAGCTGCGGATGCGGGCATCCCGCGGCGACCTCACGGCCGAGACGGTCGCAGCCCTCCGCGAGGGCCTCGACGCGATCCGCGGGCGACTGTGA
- a CDS encoding MerR family transcriptional regulator — protein MDWSIQDIARLAGTTSRTLRHYDSVGLVRPTRIGDNGYRYYDERALVRLQRVLMLRDLGLGIPAIAEVLDGQRDDTKALLSHLDWLQQERNRLDRQIASVERTINDLKGGEQLMAEKMFDGFDHTQYKEEVEERWGAQAYADSDKWWRSMSKQEQAEWKRKVTELGSDWAAAAASGIPPESDEAQALAKRHAEWLSSIPGTPGAGSAPTKEYFMGLADMYVADERFAANYGGAENATFVRDAMRVYAEKHLR, from the coding sequence GTGGACTGGTCGATCCAGGACATCGCGCGGCTGGCTGGCACGACATCCCGAACGCTTCGGCACTACGACAGCGTCGGGTTGGTGCGGCCGACGCGCATCGGCGACAACGGCTACCGCTACTACGACGAGCGCGCGCTCGTGCGGCTGCAGCGGGTGCTCATGTTGCGGGACCTCGGCCTCGGCATCCCAGCAATCGCCGAGGTGCTCGACGGTCAGAGGGATGACACGAAGGCCCTGCTCTCACACCTCGACTGGCTGCAGCAGGAGAGGAACAGGCTCGACCGGCAGATCGCCAGCGTCGAGCGCACCATCAACGATCTGAAGGGAGGTGAACAACTGATGGCAGAGAAGATGTTCGACGGCTTCGACCACACCCAGTACAAGGAGGAGGTGGAGGAGCGCTGGGGTGCGCAGGCCTACGCCGACAGCGACAAGTGGTGGCGCTCCATGTCGAAGCAGGAGCAGGCAGAGTGGAAGCGGAAGGTCACTGAGCTGGGCTCCGATTGGGCTGCTGCCGCGGCATCCGGGATTCCACCGGAGAGCGACGAGGCGCAGGCACTCGCGAAGCGCCACGCCGAGTGGCTCAGCAGCATTCCGGGAACGCCCGGGGCCGGCAGCGCGCCCACGAAGGAGTACTTCATGGGACTCGCCGACATGTACGTCGCCGATGAGCGCTTCGCCGCGAACTACGGAGGCGCCGAGAACGCGACCTTCGTGCGCGACGCGATGCGTGTCTACGCGGAGAAGCACCTGCGCTAA
- a CDS encoding helix-turn-helix domain-containing protein has protein sequence MPDDSLALIGPRLKSWREKRSMTLAELSRTTGISSSTLSRLEAGKRAPNLELVVPIARALRLELDDIVPRAAPDPRVSRTTKRVGGTQYETLSPESSPVQTYKVTFPANPVGVTAVPEPKVHDGQEWLYVLSGRLRLVLGEQDVTLGPGEAAEFDTRIPHWLAATGSGPAEILSIFSKEGKRIHLRARPTTPDRE, from the coding sequence ATGCCGGACGATTCGCTCGCGCTCATCGGGCCGCGCCTCAAGAGCTGGCGCGAGAAGCGCAGCATGACACTTGCCGAACTGTCCCGAACGACCGGGATCTCCTCGAGCACCCTGTCGCGGCTCGAGGCCGGCAAGCGTGCCCCCAACCTGGAACTCGTGGTGCCGATCGCTCGAGCGCTGCGACTCGAGCTCGACGACATCGTGCCGCGTGCCGCCCCCGACCCGCGGGTGTCGCGCACGACGAAACGCGTTGGTGGCACGCAGTACGAGACTCTCTCGCCGGAGTCGAGCCCGGTGCAGACGTACAAGGTGACGTTCCCCGCGAACCCGGTGGGTGTCACAGCGGTTCCGGAGCCCAAGGTGCACGACGGCCAGGAGTGGCTCTACGTTCTCTCGGGTCGATTGCGGCTGGTGCTCGGCGAGCAGGATGTCACGCTCGGCCCCGGGGAGGCGGCAGAGTTCGACACCCGCATCCCTCACTGGCTCGCCGCCACCGGATCGGGCCCCGCCGAGATCCTCTCCATCTTCAGTAAAGAGGGAAAGCGCATCCACCTGCGCGCGAGGCCCACCACCCCCGACCGGGAGTAG
- a CDS encoding YitT family protein → MSSPRLLFARRASQLVVGLFLYGFAIALIVRAAIGVSPWDVLTQGIVAQTGLSFGLVTNIVGGLVLLLWIPIRQRPGVGTVLNVLLVGPSAEFGLWLIPEQTNLIVRVALFAGGLALLAVATGLYIGAGYGPGPRDGLMTGIHRRWDIRIWIVRTAIEVTVLSIGWVLGGNVGIGTLLFALLIGPMVGVTLPLLRVRLPRDTATPREVVTT, encoded by the coding sequence ATGTCCAGTCCACGCCTGCTCTTCGCTCGACGCGCCAGCCAATTGGTCGTCGGGCTCTTCCTCTACGGGTTCGCGATCGCTCTGATCGTGCGGGCCGCGATCGGAGTCTCGCCGTGGGACGTGCTGACGCAGGGCATCGTGGCGCAGACCGGACTCTCGTTCGGCCTGGTCACCAACATCGTCGGCGGACTCGTGCTCCTGCTCTGGATCCCGATCCGCCAGAGGCCGGGGGTTGGAACCGTGCTCAACGTGCTGCTGGTCGGCCCCAGCGCCGAGTTCGGACTCTGGTTGATCCCTGAGCAGACGAACCTCATCGTTCGCGTCGCACTCTTCGCGGGGGGTCTCGCGCTGCTGGCCGTCGCCACGGGCCTCTACATCGGGGCGGGGTACGGACCCGGGCCACGCGATGGCCTGATGACGGGCATCCATCGGCGCTGGGACATCCGCATCTGGATCGTGCGCACCGCTATCGAGGTGACCGTGCTCTCGATCGGGTGGGTGCTCGGCGGAAACGTCGGCATCGGCACCCTGCTGTTCGCCCTGCTCATAGGCCCCATGGTCGGCGTGACCTTGCCGCTGCTGCGGGTCCGCCTCCCCAGGGACACCGCGACTCCGCGAGAGGTGGTGACGACATGA
- a CDS encoding DUF4097 family beta strand repeat-containing protein produces MAQEKWIVDGEKIIDLDGIRSLKVGLIAGQVNIIGHDEPGTRVEVHSVTGRELKISVDGHTLEIDHPQLRWDNFIDVFSSWRGGNAKADISIRVPRDVALKFGVVSASGLISGLRSDASVSTVSGDLVLDDIAGNLTLNAVGGELSVRAHTGSITAHTVNGDVTASGAISRFSADSVTGEVFLDLTGIPDEVAVNTVSGNVTTRLAPEVPVQYRINTVSGRILLDNAEVRGVRGSYTGRVGDLDKHWLDFKVNTVSGHVSVLHSVSA; encoded by the coding sequence ATGGCTCAGGAGAAGTGGATCGTCGACGGCGAGAAGATCATCGACCTCGACGGGATTCGTAGTCTCAAGGTCGGGCTCATCGCCGGCCAGGTCAACATCATCGGACACGACGAGCCGGGCACCCGGGTCGAGGTGCACTCCGTCACCGGTCGGGAGCTGAAGATCAGCGTCGACGGGCACACGCTCGAGATCGACCACCCGCAACTGCGCTGGGACAACTTCATTGACGTCTTCTCCTCGTGGCGCGGCGGCAACGCCAAGGCGGACATCAGCATCCGCGTACCGCGGGATGTTGCACTCAAGTTCGGTGTGGTGTCGGCGAGCGGCCTCATCTCGGGGCTGCGGTCCGATGCATCCGTCTCGACCGTGAGCGGCGACCTCGTGCTCGACGACATCGCGGGCAACCTCACGCTCAACGCGGTGGGCGGCGAGCTCTCGGTTCGCGCCCACACCGGCTCGATCACGGCGCACACGGTGAACGGGGATGTCACGGCATCCGGTGCCATCTCCCGGTTCTCCGCCGACAGCGTGACGGGCGAGGTGTTCCTCGACCTGACGGGCATCCCCGACGAGGTCGCGGTCAACACGGTCAGCGGCAACGTCACCACGCGGCTCGCCCCCGAGGTTCCCGTGCAGTACCGCATCAACACCGTGAGCGGGCGGATCCTGCTCGACAACGCCGAGGTGCGCGGTGTGCGCGGCTCGTACACGGGTCGCGTCGGCGACCTCGACAAGCACTGGCTCGACTTCAAGGTGAACACCGTCTCCGGTCACGTGTCGGTGCTGCACTCGGTGTCGGCATGA